One region of Triticum aestivum cultivar Chinese Spring chromosome 6B, IWGSC CS RefSeq v2.1, whole genome shotgun sequence genomic DNA includes:
- the LOC123133613 gene encoding cytosolic sulfotransferase 12-like isoform X1: MYNNSRERHQPQLTQGSMAASGDDDMAELVISSLPLETRCLPSPLRQHGGFWFSEPFLQGMVAAHARFKARPSDILLVSFPKSGTTWLKALALATLHRTDHPPRGLDHPPRGLDHPLRRHNPHDCVEFLEKAFAMSLAAEDSGGDVLAALPSPRLLATHMPYTHMPKSVTAEGTGCKIVYICRDPKDALVSMWQFTKKRLAFAVAALDDPPKPYTIDEMFELFCDGRCTCGPQWHHILGYWEASRRQPEKVLFLRYEEMLLDPVGNVRKLAEFMGCAF; the protein is encoded by the coding sequence ATGTACAATAATTCCAGAGAGAGGCACCAACCGCAGCTAACACAGGGATCAATGGCCGCGTCGGGAGACGACGACATGGCCGAGCTCGTGATCTCCTCGCTCCCGCTCGAGACACGGTGTCTGCCGTCCCCGCTGAGGCAGCACGGCGGCTTCTGGTTCTCGGAGCCATTTCTCCAGGGCATGGTGGCCGCACACGCACGGTTCAAGGCAAGGCCATCTGACATCCTCCTTGTTAGCTTCCCCAAGTCCGGCACCACCTGGCTCAAGGCACTCGCCCTCGCCACGCTCCACCGCACCGACCACCCGCCGCGCGGCCTCGACCACCCGCCGCGCGGCCTCGACCACCCGCTCCGCCGCCACAATCCCCACGACTGCGTCGAGTTTCTTGAGAAGGCCTTCGCCATGTCTTTGGCTGCGGAGGACAGCGGCGGTGACGTGCTCGCGGCGCTCCCTTCGCCGCGCCTGCTCGCCACCCACATGCCTTACACGCACATGCCGAAGAGCGTCACGGCGGAGGGCACCGGGTGTAAGATCGTGTACATCTGCCGCGACCCAAAAGACGCGCTCGTCTCCATGTGGCAATTCACCAAGAAGAGATTGGCATTCGCCGTGGCGGCTCTAGATGATCCACCGAAGCCATACACAATCGATGAGATGTTCGAGCTCTTCTGCGACGGCAGATGCACCTGCGGCCCGCAATGGCACCACATCCTCGGCTACTGGGAGGCGAGCCGGAGGCAGCCGGAGAAGGTGCTCTTCCTCCGGTACGAGGAGATGCTCCTGGACCCGGTGGGCAACGTGAGGAAGCTGGCAGAGTTCATGGGGTGCGCGTTCTAG
- the LOC123133613 gene encoding cytosolic sulfotransferase 12-like isoform X2: MYNNSRERHQPQLTQGSMAASGDDDMAELVISSLPLETRCLPSPLRQHGGFWFSEPFLQGMVAAHARFKARPSDILLVSFPKSGTTWLKALALATLHRTDHPLRRHNPHDCVEFLEKAFAMSLAAEDSGGDVLAALPSPRLLATHMPYTHMPKSVTAEGTGCKIVYICRDPKDALVSMWQFTKKRLAFAVAALDDPPKPYTIDEMFELFCDGRCTCGPQWHHILGYWEASRRQPEKVLFLRYEEMLLDPVGNVRKLAEFMGCAF; this comes from the exons ATGTACAATAATTCCAGAGAGAGGCACCAACCGCAGCTAACACAGGGATCAATGGCCGCGTCGGGAGACGACGACATGGCCGAGCTCGTGATCTCCTCGCTCCCGCTCGAGACACGGTGTCTGCCGTCCCCGCTGAGGCAGCACGGCGGCTTCTGGTTCTCGGAGCCATTTCTCCAGGGCATGGTGGCCGCACACGCACGGTTCAAGGCAAGGCCATCTGACATCCTCCTTGTTAGCTTCCCCAAGTCCGGCACCACCTGGCTCAAGGCACTCGCCCTCGCCACGCTCCACCGCACCGAC CACCCGCTCCGCCGCCACAATCCCCACGACTGCGTCGAGTTTCTTGAGAAGGCCTTCGCCATGTCTTTGGCTGCGGAGGACAGCGGCGGTGACGTGCTCGCGGCGCTCCCTTCGCCGCGCCTGCTCGCCACCCACATGCCTTACACGCACATGCCGAAGAGCGTCACGGCGGAGGGCACCGGGTGTAAGATCGTGTACATCTGCCGCGACCCAAAAGACGCGCTCGTCTCCATGTGGCAATTCACCAAGAAGAGATTGGCATTCGCCGTGGCGGCTCTAGATGATCCACCGAAGCCATACACAATCGATGAGATGTTCGAGCTCTTCTGCGACGGCAGATGCACCTGCGGCCCGCAATGGCACCACATCCTCGGCTACTGGGAGGCGAGCCGGAGGCAGCCGGAGAAGGTGCTCTTCCTCCGGTACGAGGAGATGCTCCTGGACCCGGTGGGCAACGTGAGGAAGCTGGCAGAGTTCATGGGGTGCGCGTTCTAG